The genomic segment ATgttctcattaagggtaaaataagaagtttaaaataaattgtttccaaatatagaaatgtgttattTCTTTTTGGAGCGGACAAATGAGGAAATAGTGTCACATCAAATGAAACAGCATATTGTGTATGCAGAATTTTATGCAGGGATTATCTTTACTATAACAACCAACTTGCTGCTTAATGTTTAAATTCAGGACAGTAACTTATATGCTTTACTGCCTACAGAAAGAAAAAATGTGGTTTACTTGTTTTAGCAAGTTGAGGACTTTTCATAGAGTAAATTATTCTTCTGTTCTTCTTTGATAATAGATCTAAGAATCTCTGGGGTCTAATTCCATCAATGaatcattttcctttttctctctcaCATGTTAACACATGTTTGACCCTTTGATATAAAGGGTTGGCATGCCTTCTTGGCTGAGTGAACTTTCTAAATAGTTCTGTATCACGAAAATGCCGATGGAAGATTGTCAAGATTAAACCTGTGTTGGAAGTTTGATTTACAAGTCATGCACACTTTGGATTActtgaaaagtgtttttgattgttacttatgAAATTATTGCTTTATacccttttaattttttatttttttttaattttattttgtgacTTAGGTGGGGAGGAGAGGACTATACTATTTATGGAGAGGGAAGGACGTGCAGCTTCAAAGATGCCACTACTAGAGCATGGCTCTGAGAAGGGAGTTGTCAAGCATCTTTTTCCGATGAATTACTTTTTAAAGCCATGGAAACTTGGTCAGTGGGTCTACCAAGTTATCAAATTTGGAATCGTCCAATATGTGAGCATGTTACTTGCCTTAGATCTTAGATTCCTTAGGACATAAAAGCTGTGGTCATCTTTTTCCTTGTGACTAACGTGATACAAAATTCTCTTTGTAGATGATCATAAAAACATTTACCGCTATTTTAGCAGTGATTCTTGAAGCTTTTGGTGTCTATTGTGAAGGAGACTTTAAGTGGAATTGTGGGTAAGAAATACCTCTTAGTATTCTATACAGAAAATCTAGCGCCCCTTTTGTGCTACAATCATTACCTTTtcagaagaaggaaaaaagaaaaagaaagtccTCTTGTTATTTTATGGATAATTACTGCACATGCCTCGAAAGTTGCAAGTTTCATCTATTTACAGCTCTCTCCTTTGTATATCATTTCGCTAAAGTAGGAAAGTATCTTCCTTTATTAGCACCAAGTTTCATGGCACAAAATTTTCAGAGATTCACGTGATAGATACTCCTACAAACTATTGTAATCTGGAAGAACTTTCAGTACTGTGCTTGACTTACTGGGCTGATCAcatgttattaatattatttcagTACTGTGCTTGACTTACTGGGCTGATCACATGTTATTAATATTATCTCTTGCTCTAATTCTGCTTTTTTAGGTATCCCTATGTAGCTGTGGTTTTAAATTTCAGTCAATCATGGGCACTGTATTGCTTAGTACAATTTTATGCCATTACAAAGGATGAATTATCTCACATCAAGCCGCTGTACAAGTTTTTAACGTTCAAATCTATTGTATTCTTAACTTGGTGGCAAGGTGTGGCCATAAATCTTCTCTCTACCCTTGGTTTGTTTCGAAGTCCAATAGCTGAAGCTTTGCAATTTAAATCCAGCATTCAAGATTTCATCATATGCATCGAGGTAATTGTTCTGGAATGGGCATGCATTTGTTACTTATACTTTGCTTTTATGATTTCTATAATTCTATTTGGGTGCAGTGTTATGCATTTAAGTTTTTATCGGTTGTCTAGGGATGCTTGATATTGCTTCCACAATTTGACTTTAACAGCTCTGTTTATTCATCCAGTACAGATGGGTGTTGCTTCTTTAGTTCATCTTTATGTCTTCCCAGCAAAGCCATACGAGCTGATGGGAGAGCGCTATACTGGGGATGTTGCTGTTCTTGGGGATTATGTGTCTGCGGACTTGCCAGTAGATCCTGAGGAAGTTAGAGACAGTGAGCGTCCGACCAAATTACGTCTTCCTCAACCTGAAATTGATAGTAAGGGCGGAATGACAATTAGAGAAAGCGTTAAGGACGTCTTTAAGGGAGGTCGAGAATATGTAAGTGTCTCTTTCTCTTAGCTAAAAGGTTTGAGCTACCTTATATATTGTGAATCTCCATACACTGAGTCAAAACCTCACAACTTTGTTTTACAAATGATGAGATCTCAATTCAGCCACTGAAGTCTCATCTGGACGCTTATACTCCTAATTGTCATGAGAGAGAGtaacaataaaagaaaagacgGTTAAATAGTTGGGGAGTGAAATAGTCTTTTCGGGGAGAACATTCCAAGGAATGGTTCCTATTGCATTTTCTGCACCTTCTGTCTTCTGTTCTTTAATACCAGGGAATACACCATGATATTGGTGAATCACTGATGTCGTTATTGATATTGCCGAGAAGTATATTGGAAGTAAAGAGTTTATTTGCCATTTTCAGGATAGCTCCTTAACTTTCTAAGATATCCTCACTGTCCAAAATCAAATTTCCTGCTTCGGTTATTCTCAATTGCAGGAGCGGGGTCCTAATGATCATACCTGTGGTTGGGCTCTTAAGTTCCTATTTCTTTTCAGCATCCATGAGCTCTGTCATAATCATTATTGGCTGTCCTGATTTATATGATCCACGATAAGAACAGGGGGAACAAAAAGTGGGCAAAATGGAATATTGAACCTATAGTGCTGTTTCAGTTCCAACTATGTGAATTAATATCTCTTGCCAATGTCAAAATTTTGGAATTGTTCTGGATTCTGGTTAGTGCTGCTGATGTTATTGGACATTTGCATTGTGGGGAGACTGTTGAGTTTCCTAGTTTATCCGACAGTCTCCCTACTTTCACCATATTATTCTTGGTGTGGGATTGGAAGATGTGTTTTGCTTAGTGGTCTGAGTTATCTCGTTATGCCTCTTCTTGGCTTGTGGAGAAGTGGCAGGATCTATGCTTGACACTAGGATAAACTGATAAAAAGGATATCCGGTCTTAGGGATGTTCCAACGAACCATATTCGTCACAGAGTCACCATGGTTGGCCAATCTTAGGTTCATTTTCTAGCTTAAGTGAAAACAGAATCACTACAGTGATTATTTGGTTTTTCTAGTGCATCTGAAAAATGGGCCAGTTACTGTGATTTCTAAGTGATTGCTATCACGTTCTCCTAGGTAACCAGTTTACTCTGGCTCGTTGGTGATGGTGACAACCTGTTAGTCTAATCTATGAAGCTAAGAATAGTCTTGGAGCATTCTTAGATACAAGTGTGTGAAATATATTAATAATTGTAATCTGATTTATTTGCCCATCTAAGAATCTTTAGTTATCAatttccattttaaaaaaaagatctttAAGTTATCAACTAGCCAAATGAGAAAAGGAACAAAAATCTACTAGTGGAAGGAACTTCTAAGAAAATTTGACACTTGAACTTGGATGAAGAACTAGACTGCCACTAGTGTCTTCAAGGTTGGATGTTTGATATTTCTCAGAATTGAACTCCTTGAAGTAAAGGGAAGATATATCATTAAGCAAGAGGAAAGCTTGTGAAAGTTATTAGGTAATGGCGATATTCATTATAACTAAACGTAAGTAAATTTATCATTCTTCTCCACTCACCACTATTACCGCTTATTGCTCTTCTCAAAACGCTATAGCTGAAGCTGGGTAGCGACTGAAGTAGAGAGGAATTATTAAGGCAATTAGACATGAATGCTTTATTTGGAGGTTCCTTATTTGTAAGAAGAAGCGGCCCTGCTTATAGGCTCAAACCGAAACTGAAGTGACCAAACCGACTAATCTGAAATCAAACTCTAAAGAACCGAACCAAATTAAGCTTATTTGGTTTGTAATTTTAAATCCGAAAAGTTAAAATCGAAATAGATGTTTTCATAATCCAAATCGCATTGCCCGGCATCTTGTCCCTATCCATACTGTTTTACCATAATGGATGAGCTAATCAATAGCATACGTGATGAGGTTCCATGCTGCAGTCTATTTAAAAATGATTGTGTTAATTGTCGGAACTCGTGAAAGGGTAGGCTAGAAGGTGGAATAATGAAGAAGAACCATAGGAATTAGATAGTAATGTGTTTTAGGATAAGTAgaagtaagaaaaaaatatattcattaTAGATTTAGACTTTTAGTTAGATGACGATGTAATACGTAGGATGATTGAAATGGAGGAGTGCTACAGGAACATTGTGCAATAAGAAGATATGTAGTTAAGTGAAATGCAAGCTATATAAAACGATTGTGAGGCTAATAAAGCTGTATGACAGTGAATGTTAGGCCTCTAAAGGCCATATCATAAGAGGGATGACAGGTCAACCTGAGATGGTTTGACGCCACGTCCTATGTAAACCTCCAAATGTAGCGATTCATAGGTGCTATAGATAATAGAGGAAGATAGTAGCAAGGGTAGGATATCAATCTAAAATTATATTGGACAGTAGTAGTTTCAAAGACGTACAATCTCATGGTAAAATAAAATTAGGTTCGATGTTTGTCAAGAGTATTTTGGCTAGACTTGATATCAGTGTTGAGATGTGTGAGATCCAGATATCCTCTATTTTTAGATACTTGTGTTTTGCTTTAAACAATAAATTATTTACTATTGGAAGGAAATAGGCTTCAATAGAGTGGGAATGGATAGAAAGGATCCTATAGCCATCTTTTCCTACCTATTTTGTGAAAAGTAAAATATGGATCTGCAACAATTggcattttttatttcttctgtCTCCCTTTTATCGTTGATCCCCTTGTTAACAAATACTTTCTACAGATAGTGAATGATTTGAAATTCACGGTAACCCAAGCAGTGGAGCCTGTAGAGAAAGGAATTCAAAAATTGCATAAGATCTCTCAGAACATAAAGAAACATGAGAAAGAGAAGCGAGCGAAGGATGACAGTTGCATTGCAACATCATCTCCAGCACGGAGAGTCATACGTGGGATAGATGATCCCCTTTTACATGGAAGCATTAGTGACAGTGGAGCTTCAAGGAAAAAGAAGCATCGTCGGAAATCTGGATATACCAGTGCAGAAAGTGGTGGAGAAAGTAGCAGTGATCAGAGCTTTGGTGGTATCCAAGTTCGTGGCCGAAGATGGGTTACTAAGGATTAgtcaggaaaaagaaaaaggcagAAAGAAGACTTGTATGCAGTATGCACGCCTCTGCCTTTGTAAGTTTGGAGTTGTTTAACTCTCTGCGGCATCATTCTTCTGCTCCAAGAAAGTTGAAGTATTTGCTTCAGTCTGGGGCTCTCTTCAGAGTTCAAGTGCTACTTTATGAAAGCACTTGCAGATTCATTCTCGTCATTGTTGTTGCACATAATGGTCTACAAATGGTGTATAGATGTATCCTCATTGGTGTATGATCCCTTATTGTATCAGGATCAGTCTGCCTCATATAGAAGGTTTTGCATTCAGTTTTGAATCTTCAGAAGATGTATGTCCGTccttaattaaatttaagtCGATGGCAGTTATTTATCTCATCAAATGGTGTTTTTGGCAGTTATTTATCTCATCAAATGGTGTTTTCTCCTGCTTTTTACTGATAGTAATGTATTGAAAGAGAATGCTTCACAGCCAAGGCAGTATGTCAAGGTTGCAGTGTTTTAGCACAACACCCTCAATATTTGACTTGGGTAGTTGTATTTGTTAAGACatgttaaaataataacaacaatgggTACAATAATGAAGAGTCTCAAGGAGTGCAAGGCTTATAA from the Lycium ferocissimum isolate CSIRO_LF1 chromosome 11, AGI_CSIRO_Lferr_CH_V1, whole genome shotgun sequence genome contains:
- the LOC132035845 gene encoding protein LAZ1 isoform X2; amino-acid sequence: MQGIIVLSEHFNRVINGLINSSYSPPVWATLVGGVFVVITLTLSMYLLFEHLSSYRNPEEQMFLIGVILMVPCYAVESFVSLVNPAISVDIGILRDCYESFAMYCFGRYLVACLGGEERTILFMEREGRAASKMPLLEHGSEKGVVKHLFPMNYFLKPWKLGQWVYQVIKFGIVQYMIIKTFTAILAVILEAFGVYCEGDFKWNCGYPYVAVVLNFSQSWALYCLVQFYAITKDELSHIKPLYKFLTFKSIVFLTWWQGVAINLLSTLGLFRSPIAEALQFKSSIQDFIICIEYRWVLLL
- the LOC132035845 gene encoding protein LAZ1 isoform X1; translation: MQGIIVLSEHFNRVINGLINSSYSPPVWATLVGGVFVVITLTLSMYLLFEHLSSYRNPEEQMFLIGVILMVPCYAVESFVSLVNPAISVDIGILRDCYESFAMYCFGRYLVACLGGEERTILFMEREGRAASKMPLLEHGSEKGVVKHLFPMNYFLKPWKLGQWVYQVIKFGIVQYMIIKTFTAILAVILEAFGVYCEGDFKWNCGYPYVAVVLNFSQSWALYCLVQFYAITKDELSHIKPLYKFLTFKSIVFLTWWQGVAINLLSTLGLFRSPIAEALQFKSSIQDFIICIEMGVASLVHLYVFPAKPYELMGERYTGDVAVLGDYVSADLPVDPEEVRDSERPTKLRLPQPEIDSKGGMTIRESVKDVFKGGREYIVNDLKFTVTQAVEPVEKGIQKLHKISQNIKKHEKEKRAKDDSCIATSSPARRVIRGIDDPLLHGSISDSGASRKKKHRRKSGYTSAESGGESSSDQSFGGIQVRGRRWVTKD